Below is a window of Demequina muriae DNA.
GACGACGGCGTGGAACGCGGCGCTCGCGCACCCGGAGCTGTACGCCCCTCAGGCCGATGGCGCCAACGGGGGCGGGCCCTACGACGATGACGACGTCTCCGACGAGTTCTACTGGGCAGCAGCGGAGCTGTTCCTGACCACGGGGGAGTCCGAGTACGCCGACTTCCTGGCCTCGTCGCCGGTGCACTCCGCCGACTCGTTCCCGGTGCAGGGCTTCAGCTGGGACCAGCTCGACGGCATCGCCAAGATCCAGCTCGCGACGGTGGACAGCGCGCTGCCCGACCGTGCCGACATCGCGCATCAGGTCGTGGCCGGGGCACGGGCGATCGCCGCGATCCAGGCGCAGCAGGCCTTCGGTCAGGCGCTGCCCGCGGACGGCTACGTGTGGGCCTCCAACGCTCAGATCCTCAACAACATCGTGGTCCTGGGCGCCGGCTACGACCTGTCCGGCGACGAGTCGCTGCTGGCCGCCGCCCGCGAGAGCATGGACTACCTGCTGGGACGCAACGCGCTGGACCTGTCGTACATCACCGGCTACGGCACCCGGTACGTGCAGAACCAGCACTCGCGGTGGTTCGCGCATCAGGCCGATGCGTCGCTGCCGCACCCGCCCGCGGGCTCCGTGGCGGGCGGGCCAAACGCGGACGTCGCGACGTGGGACGAGGCGATCACGGCCCTGTACCCGGGCAAGGACTGCGCTCCGCAGCTGGCCTATGTAGACGACATCTACTCGTGGTCCACCAACGAGATCACGATCAACTGGAACTCGGCACTGGCCGCTGCGACCGCCTTCCTGGCCTTCCCCGAGGCCCGCGTCACCCTCTAGCTGCGCCTCGCGTGCCGCCCTGCGCCATCACCCCCAGCGTCACCACCGCCCTGCGCCCCAGGTAGTCGCCAGGCCCACTTTCGCCGCCGCCGTGCCTCCTGCGTAGTCCCGGTGACCATGCCGCCCATCGACCGCTGGCGAGAACCGTGCACCGGGCGCATCATCGAGCCATGACGAAGTTCCTGATCACGTTCCCCAGCGTGGCGATGGCGGCGCTCACTGAAGACGAGCTCGCCGCCGCCTCCGCCGACTCCCACACGGTTATCGAGGAGGCGAAGGCGGCGGGCGTCTACGTGTTCGGCGGCGGGATCGACGAGGGCGTCGACCCCGTGCTGGTCGCCGGGGACGGCACGGTGAGCGCAGAGACCCACCCGGGCTCCCCGGTGACGGGTGGCGTCCTAGTACTGGAACTCCCGTCGCGGGACGACGCGGTCCAGTGGTCGGCGAAGATCGCCGCCGCCTGCCGCTGCCCGCAGGAGCTGCGCGCGTTCATGTACGACCCGGCGAGCTAGCCGTTCTCCTGGGCCCACTCCTGGAGGAGCATCACGTTGTCCTGGTGGCCCTCAAAGTCTTCCGCGAACCGAGTCTCACCGG
It encodes the following:
- a CDS encoding transcription initiation protein encodes the protein MTKFLITFPSVAMAALTEDELAAASADSHTVIEEAKAAGVYVFGGGIDEGVDPVLVAGDGTVSAETHPGSPVTGGVLVLELPSRDDAVQWSAKIAAACRCPQELRAFMYDPAS